Proteins from one Oryza sativa Japonica Group chromosome 12, ASM3414082v1 genomic window:
- the LOC136354528 gene encoding uncharacterized protein yields MQRIHLRNEAKTTTLEKLVPHLGTLEAVRDQLHEAKEYAKKTEKELRDRIAQLQDSNFELSGSSKAQATRMAQMEKQIEALKRDKVELAVQRDSALKEVEDRKIKSQAQFDVLVGKIKKLEGARDEVANVATPLVQAMFLNDSGPSALDATEIFDKLRVAPDVYFKNIKKAGSMGASMALAMTKSLYPRIEIDAIDGFADGTSEEAALDLISNAQSAADKIASDVVEQFRNNDLQPSNNNSDDERTDSD; encoded by the exons atgcagagaatccatcttcgcaatgaggccaagactacaactttggaaaagctggttcctcatttgggaactcttgaagcagttagggaccagctgcATGAGGCCAAGGAGTATGCTAAAAAGACAGAAAAGGAGTTAAGGGACCGAATTgcccagctccaggattcaaacttcgagctaagtggttcatcaaaag cacAAGCTACCAGGATGGCACAAATGGAGAAACAGATTGAAGCCTTGAAAAGAGACAAAGTAGAACTAGCTGTGcaaagggactcagccttgaaggaggttgaag accgtaaaatcaaatctcaagctcagtttgatgtcctggttggtaagatcaagaagcttgaaggagcaagagacgaagtcgccaatgtcgctacaccacttgtccaagctatgttccttaatgacagtggtccgagtgcacttgacgcaaccgaaatctttgacaagctgagagtaGCACCGGATGTAtacttcaagaatatcaagaaagctggaagtatgggagctagtatggcattggcgatgactaaatccttgtacccgaggattgaaattgacgccattgatggctttgcagacgggacaagcgaagaagctgctcttgatcttatcagtaaTGCTCAAAgtgcggctgacaagattgcaagtgatgttgtagagcaattccgcaacaacgaccttcagccgagcaataataactctgatgatgaaaggactgattctgactga
- the LOC107279648 gene encoding uncharacterized protein has protein sequence MLGLAIPNRPPLGTALGEKIEAMVSGLILPLYYAMTGISTDVWHMHWGCSSSCSSPGSGSSSASWCRRPYYLEIPLRDAVSLSLFMNSKGIVEVITFNFFLTNKLIGKNTFSILICLSVAITAVLVPVAITFRILVVVALLSQGPPPPALVTASAPRPAWGSSTAGARRRVACGSRQRPPPRRRQGPSPVATSQPPDSAVGEGRRPRAYDEEEEPAVAAVSHRASPRATAEEEHTAHRVSPLARSASASVAGHRRPRAPSATHNWLRPRASPSSPHRRHAPPPPPPPRRCPEH, from the exons ATGCTGGGGCTGGCCATCCCCAATAGGCCGCCGCTCGGCACGGCGCTCGGTGAGAAGATCGAGGCGATGGTGTCCGGCCTGATCCTGCCGCTCTACTACGCCATGACCGGGATCAGCACCGACGTGTGGCACATGCACTGGGGCTGCAGCTCGTCATGTTCCTCGCCTGGGTCGGGAAGCTCGTCGGCGTCATGGTGTCGCCGACCTTACTACCTTGAGATCCCCCTCCGCGACGCCGTCTCGCTCAGCCTCTTCATGAACTCTAAGGGCATCGTCGAGGTCATCACCTTCAACTTCTTCTTGACCAACAAG CTCATCGGCAAGAACACGTTCAGCATCCTGATATGCTTGTCAGTGGCCATCACGGCGGTGTTGGTGCCGGTGGCCATCACGTTCAgaatcctcgtcgtcgtcgccttgTTGTCTCagggtcctccgccgccggcgcttgTTACCGCGTCCGCCCCTAGGCCCGCCTGGgggtcctccaccgccggcgcccgccgccgcgtcgcctgcGGTAGCCGCCAGCGCCCTCCACCGCGTCGCCGCCAAGGCCCGTCTCCGGTAGCCACTAGTCAGCCGCCAGATTCGGCGgtcggggaggggaggagaccgCGCGcctacgacgaggaggaggagcccgcggtggcggcggtgtccCACCGCgcgtccccgcgcgccaccgccgaggaGGAGCACACCGCCCACCGCGTGTCCCCGCTCGCCcggtcggcctccgcctccgtcgccggccaccgtcgtcctcgggcCCCCTCCGCCACCCACAACTGGCTCCGCCcccgcgcgtcgccgtcctcacctcaccgccgccatgctcctccgccgcctccgcctccacgccgATGTCCTGAGCACTGa
- the LOC9271488 gene encoding uncharacterized protein has translation MLQCPFLRGGEGHDRSRSAGGSDGLQARRPARAAPLRSSLMGMEAFDTAAASPSSMFGRPALFPSSGKLMESYGVASRNCVQRLIAVDLETNIWPSLNFAPLSIPPAWLPHSSDKQDIGRSQNASNSCRLVFLCTIWMDQQLPCKFFTTSSTFML, from the exons ATGCTGCAGTGTCCCTTCCTCCGGGGTGGGGAAGGTCACGATCGATCGCGTTCGGCGGGCGGCAGCGACGGACTGCAGGCCCGGCGACCGGCACGGGCCGCGCCTCTCAGGTCTTCGTTGATGGGGATGGAGGCCTTCGACACAGCTGCAGCATCCCCTTCGTCCAT GTTCGGCCGGCCGGCACTGTTCCCGTCCTCGGGGAAGCTCATGGAGTCATATGGTGTCGCAAGTCGCAACTGTGTGCAGCGgctcatcgccgtcgaccttgaGACTAACATTTGGCCTTCACTGAACTTCGCGCCGTTGTCGATACCTCCTGCCTGGCTGCCTCATAGCAGTGACAAGCAAGACATCGGCAGGAGTCAAAATGCTAGCAATAGCTGCCGTTTAGTTTTTTTATGCACTATATGGATGGACCAACAGCTGCCCTGTAAATTTTTTACTACTAGTAGCACATTTATGTTGTGA